One Salvia splendens isolate huo1 chromosome 1, SspV2, whole genome shotgun sequence genomic window, ACAGAATAAGGGAGAAGCCATATGAGACACAGCAATCAGATTTCAAGCCTCCTTGTTCAAATTATTAAATTGGTATGCTTAAAGAAGTCCAACAAGGAGGCATAAATCAGTTtgttttaaaacaaaagtcaGAGAGACAGAGGCATAATTAAGATAAGGAAATGAGAGTATGTTTTCAAAccctaatttaattttaaataccAAGGGGACCGAACCGGGCCGAGTTAATGGAGGTGGATCGAATTTAGGGTTGCTAAGTGGGTTGTGGGCTAGGGTTGGGTTTAAGCAGTGATTGGGCTTGATCACTGGGCCTATCACAACGAAGCATATatacaaaaacaaattaaattcccTTGGAGTGTAGTCATCATCCATCAATCAAGAGAAGATGGAAAAAGTGGCATCAGAGAAGATGGAGTACTTGCACAGGAGAAAGTTGATGATGATCTTTTAAAAATCGTATAAACAGGCAGAGAAGCAAGTGATAGTCATCATTAATCATTCTTATGGTAATGCTACCAGATATTTGAATTTTACTTAAAGTACTATTTTGTGAGCTTGATTGTTttcttaaaaaacaaaaattccGTTGGAGTTAGTTAGTACTGATGCATCATGTTTACTGACATAGATCATTAATCAAGTAAGGTTGAAAATGTATAGGTATGAGTAAATTAATAATGTACAAACTAACTATTAATATACCATAATTCTACAATCCAATTGTTATTTGCGGACAAGTATGAAGAGCAACTCACTCAGTTAGTAAGCACTTCTCATCAATAAGTAAGGCGGGGTTGGAGTCATCTAATGCACGAATTATCATCATCTAAATCATAGTGTTCATCAATTGCAaccaccttcttcttcttcttcctcccacTTCTCGAAGCACAATTTCTACTATACTTATCCAAACCCTTACACCTCAGCCGATCCTCATCGTCGCAATCACCCAATTCCGCAGGAGGCAGGAAGCAATCCGTCGACAGCCCCTTGACGTTGAAGTCGATCTCCTCAATGCTCCAAATCTCCTCCATTCTGCTTCTGCTGTGGCTCTCGGGATTATTGTCATCAAAACTCGACAGCCACACCATTGTCCGGCCCCCGTGAGCAATGTTGACGCCGTTGATTGCTCTGTAGTCTTGGATCAACGACTCTGTTTTGGTCTCCCAATGGATTTCTTTTACTCTCAGTGAGTGAGAGTCTTGTAGTTGGATTAATAGCCCACTTTTCTGGCTAAAATACCCCCAAATTGTGTGTTTGATTATTTCTGCGTTGTTGCTGCATCTTGCAGCCTCTGTTTCAAGCTTTAGTACAAAGCAATCCTCGCCGTTGATTTTTTTCTCGCCGATGCAGATGGAGTTGGAGAATAAGTCTGCTGTTCCCTTTGGATCGAGCCCCTAATAGTGCACAACATTGATCACAGTTACTcatttaaactaaaaaaatatattacaacAATCTCACGTTGGTGTACAAAAGAAAAGTCAAAAAAGTAGGTTTAGTTGTTTAATGATATGAGACATTTTTCCACCATCTCAAGTCAAAAGGAAAAGATGACTTTTGAGGTTGTTTGTGAcaaaataaaaatcacaaagtgatgactaattaaatatatatatgcgCGTTTTTGGACTGTGATGACTTAGTGATTTCATACGATGTAAAAAGGTAATCAGTTGGAAAATTGAAGTATTCCTTTAGTCAAAACTAGCAAATCAAAtttgacaaattaaaaaaaaaaggagtTGACTATTCAATTGAAACCGTACTTGCAAGGAGCGGCGGAGAGGGCGCGGGGGAGCGCGGGAGGTGCGCCAAGGAGTCTGGCCCCACGCGACCTTTCCATCGCAGCCGGCGCTTAATTTGAAAGCAGAAAGCATGAGCTCCAGACTCCAGAGCGCGGGGCTCTGGTGCCACAGCACGAATCCGCCGAATTCCCCCGCGCCTTTATTCATCTTTCTAGCATCAGCCGCCATCTTCACCTTCCCGACCGCGCACATGTTTTCGATCGAGTCGAGGGCGTGTGCGCCTCCGCAAGACGCTACATACTGTTGGACTATGTATGAAGCCATCGATTTTTCCTGCATACCAAAATTCAATACAATTAAtttccaaaaccaaaaaaaaacttcatagagggatgtaatcaaatgcaaactctaaatattgtataaacttCAAACTACGATCTGATCGTTAGAAAATGTTAACAGataaacacaatgtcaacggaGCTCCAAGGacaatatatatatgtgataaTATCAAGACATACGATGGGGTGGGGTTTGATGTCGTGATCGGAGGAGATCGGGAGGGGGAGCAACGGGGCTCCAACGACGCCGAGCAAGGACTGAATCTCCAAGGCGCGCCCCTCATAGTCCGGGGAAGGGCGGGAGGCGCGGCCGCTCATGAGCCAGGACTTGACAGCCCGCCACGGCTTGCTGGAGTTGGAGGCGGCTGGGAACATCTCGTCGGGGATGGGGACCTCCAGGACTGTCTCGAGGCCGTCGTCCCCTTCGAGGTTGGGCCACAAGGTTCTCATCGGAAggggtttgagtttggtgtgtGTATGTAATAAAAGATGTGGACAACGCAAAAGAGTTTGTTTGTGTAATGGTAAACGGCAATGTTTATATAGTCTAATGTCCATACCATATGAAAGGACAATGTctagttattttatgtttggggtaTAATAGTCCAATTAGCTTTATCGGACATAGGGAATAATATCATTTCCCACCTAATTTTCTCATATATGTGTTCGTCAGTTATAGAATTTCTATAATTTATACAGGTTCTCACATTCGtttacaaaaaaattactactttcGAGTTATGTGAATGAATGAGTTGTAACTATGCTTGTAAACACGTCTCAAATAATTGATATTGAGCTAGGTAAATTGAGAAGATATATTTGTCATTTACTTTGTTCACGAATAagagtcccgttttttcattttagtccgtccgcgaataggagtctcggttcactcTTACcttaaatggtaatagggtctcaccttccatACAAGTGAGatccctattccactaacttttttacccatttttcttaacatttcttaaaactcgtaccgcccataaatatatatttttataaaaggaagaagataACTTGAAAAtagattaataaaaataactatcatatttttctttttgaataaattaaagaaggtataatatcttcttaaaatatttttttattgcaaaataaatattttatagtagtgatttttctttttcttttcattagACTTGCTCCTTTGACGACTCACTAAATAAATAGGTTGCCAAAAATATATCGGCCAATTAGCAAGACTGGAAGAAAGACTTAGATGGCAAATCaaattactagtagtataattttgatTGAATTATAAAGAATTGATAACTATGAGGCGATTTGATTGATATACCACGTTGCAAAGGCGACCAAAAGCATCTTTCATAGACTCATAAATCTAAATGGAAGACCAATGggacaaaaaattaaaatcttaaaaataatCAGCATATCAGATATGTGTCCGCAATTCcgtcaaataaataattatgcaTATACTTCTATATTTATTCCCAAATAGTAGGTGTGACGCACTTCAGATTCATGATTTAAAATAGGTTTAAactttaaattataatataaatctAAGTAAAAGATCCAGCCACATGTATCAGGAAAAAATTGATTATAGGTAGGGCTGGCAAAATATACCGTAATACCAAAATACCgcacttatcgtaccgaaaaaatatcgaaaataccgaatttgcggtacggtatgataccgtatcGGTATGGTAAAGGTATAGATtttcctataccgcggtataccgcaatatacCGGATTTACGATATTTgccaaaaatttgatatatatgttgtatttaaaatttatataaaaaatagttaatatgTTAAAATCTCTAACCatactttcatattttagtTCAACCGCCCCCAACCCCAAACATACATATGCAAAGATGCAAATCAAGTTCACTGTATAGATTTGATTATGGTGTAGTTTTAATcttttagaaattatttaaataagtgaaattttattttaaatatttggctataatataatttttttggtatgAAACACAAGTATTACGGTATGTCATACcttattttggtataccgtactcGATATGCCATACCTTATTTCGGTATAATataaaagtacggtataccgcaatacggtatggtataccgcatagacggtatggtaacggtatcgaaaataatcataccgaattttgcggtataccgcaatgaggtataccgaaaaattcggtaaggtataggtaTGATATTTTCTCATACCGCAATTTGCGGTACGGTATACGGTATGACATTTTGAGTGCGGCATACCGTACCGTGCCAACCCTAATTATAAGTTGATTCAAAGAAAAAAAGTTTCCTAAATGAGATTTTTTTAATACTCTGCTACAGAGGAACACGTCTTACCTTACTTAAAAAAATCCAAGTAAATATAACAAATATTTTATGTAAATGAGAAATTTGAAATCACTAtataaattttagaaaaaaatatatatgtacataaATTGTACATGTTCATAATATTCCTAAATTTTTAAActtaattgaatttaattaaaaattagttttgTTATTTGTTGAATTATTATGAAGCAATAAGAAAGAAGTGATATAGAAATTCTATGTCAAATTTTAACATGATTTCAAGCTTGATtcaaattaattatacaatatttagttaaaaagtatatttttttcttaaatatacaaatatataagttaaaatatttttttttgaagtttTGCAAAATGAttaatatgaaatttatttttaatcaattaATGTTTATGAATCAATTTTTAAGGTAAAATGTTAAAAAGTTCGATTATGTACGCACAATTACATCCATTTATGACTATCCTAAATTTTATAGGGTACATCTTAATAGTATCATAACAAATCTACGattattaattgaaatttaactAACTCTATAAAATATCTATATTAAAATGGATTGATCCAATAATATATCTGAATTTTGTCCAATTAACTGAGGATTGGTGTAATCTTATCGGGAAAAAAAAATCAGCCACTCCAAAATTAATCACGAAGAGAATTTGACGCAATTTTATCTTAATCTAGCTTGTTTGTTACGCACATGGTGGGGAATATTAAATCTTCAcaatataacaaaaataaaacagaaaatcTCATGATATATTCTAGCTATTTAGCATCAATAGGAGAAATATATTGTGAAACCAAGATCTAAATTATGAGGAATTATAGTATGCttgtaagaataaaatattaaaatcacaATCTTTTCCATAATTCAGTTTGTTTTCTTCGCGAAGGATGATTGAGCTTTACACAATGATTatgagagcacccacaaccgtgctcttgccaactaGCACGGTtatgggcccgaccccactttttcttcctgctcttaggcaagagcacaacatccacagctgtactcttccgcaaggacgagcacaattcagtttaaataaaaacatttccataatattaaaattcattaaaaaccaaaataatattacaaattacaaataaaataaaaaagacataattaaaatcctaaaaattaaaaattacataattaaaatcttaaaaattaaaaattacataattaaattcataaaattaaaaaaactcagtacgcgttgccgaatttcgcacacatgtgtttgattaggtcttcttgtagctcaacgtgggttcgggtatcgcgcattgtgtgccttgtttcgatcctttcacccaccgtcgtatgcacacctcggcgtgaggaaacctcgcgcttgagcttccgacttcatcctcgtcgtagaagctagccgcccttggtccttcgtcggctataatcatgttgtgtaagataatacacgtgtacatgatgtcggcgatattgttcaagtaccacagccgagccggggccttcacaatgttgaatcgggcttaaggaccccaaaggctctttcgacgtctttccgcgcggactcttgacgctgcgcaaaaagaacatgtctcgggtcttgcgggttactgagcgtcttcacgaaagtcgaccaccttgggtagataccatcggcaagatagtaacccatgtggtttgtatttccgttgacggtgaagtcgatcgccggtgctacaccattcaacacatcattgaagaggggtgaagaatagagcacgttcaagtcgttgttggatccggcaacgccgaaatatgcatgccaaatccataggcggtagtcggcgatcgcttcaaggataagtgttgggccgccgcctttgtggccgctgaagtgttgccccctccaagcagtcggataattcttccacctccaatgcatgcagtcaatgctgccaagcattccgggaaagccatggactgattcgtgaaggcgaagcaaccgttggcaatcatcggtggtgggtgcctgaaggaattcatcaccggaAGCTGCACGAAAGCCCTCGCAAAAAAatttaagacaaaggattccagtggactcaccgacatgcaaatactcgtcgaagaggtcgaccgtctgcccagtagcgagttgtcggatggcacacgtacacttctgcaacgccgagataCTTTGtcgaccggctgcatctggacctgtttggaagaattcaacacgagcggataatgtgttgacaatacgcataaacaagcgctttgacatgcgaaaacggcgcctgaagtaatctgccagaaaccgcggcgggtcggcaaaatagtcggcaacgagcctttcgtggactccctcccggtcacgatggatgtagcggcaaGTTGacctagttggttgaggaggaggggcgggggtattcgctgcgacatatgcttcataagcggcgcgatgttgttcgtagtattcttgttctttgcGCTcggcttccgcaatgagatgggtgaaatccatttgaggttttgagtgagagatgaaggtgtagataagttgtatgaaaaatatgaatgagagatgaatgagagatgatttgatgtgaaaaatggatgatgaatgtgtgtatttatagatgattttgg contains:
- the LOC121799229 gene encoding uncharacterized protein LOC121799229 → MRTLWPNLEGDDGLETVLEVPIPDEMFPAASNSSKPWRAVKSWLMSGRASRPSPDYEGRALEIQSLLGVVGAPLLPLPISSDHDIKPHPIEKSMASYIVQQYVASCGGAHALDSIENMCAVGKVKMAADARKMNKGAGEFGGFVLWHQSPALWSLELMLSAFKLSAGCDGKVAWGQTPWRTSRAPPRPLRRSLQGLDPKGTADLFSNSICIGEKKINGEDCFVLKLETEAARCSNNAEIIKHTIWGYFSQKSGLLIQLQDSHSLRVKEIHWETKTESLIQDYRAINGVNIAHGGRTMVWLSSFDDNNPESHSRSRMEEIWSIEEIDFNVKGLSTDCFLPPAELGDCDDEDRLRCKGLDKYSRNCASRSGRKKKKKVVAIDEHYDLDDDNSCIR